The DNA window TCGAAGGCCTCAAGGTTTACCGCCTGTTTCCCGCCTTTAAAGGTAAGCTTCAACTGGCGCTCGATCTTCTCCCTTCCGAGGGGCAGAAGGCTGGTTCCCATGAGGGCCCCGGTCATGACAATATTCGTGAGAAGGGCATTTCCCAGCCCGAGGGCAATATCGGAGGCATTGACGTACCATGCGCGGTCGACGAGCTCTTTCATGCATGCCTCGATCCTTTCCTGCGAGGGATACTCCACCTCGCCTATGGCCACCTCCAGGGGATGGATGGGCCGCGTATTGGTAACCACCATGGTACCTTCATATCCGAAGGAGGTGACCATGCGCATCGTCTCGCTCGGCTCCAGGCCCAGGATGATGTCCGCCCTGCCCTTTGGTGTCACCGGGCTGTAAGGCACCTTCTCTTTCGAGATCCTCACGTGGCTTGCGACCGATCCGCCGCGCTGGGTCGCCCCATAGGTCTCCCCGATGGTGATGGTATAGCCCTCTTCCATAAACGCCTGTCCCAGGAGCTTGGAGATCAAGATGTTGCCCTGCCCGCCTACTCCGGTGATGATTAAATTTATCGGCTCTTTATCGAGATTCATTTTATCGCCTCCGCCACTATTGCTGATTGAGGACAGACGCCCACGCACACGCCGCATCCCGTGCAGACCGCCTCGTCTATTCTCGCCTTATGCGCCTCTTTGTCCCACATGAGGCCCGGACACTTGAAGACCCTGGTGCAGTACCTGTTGCAGCCGCAGTCGTCGCCGAAGCATTTCTCCGATTCTATGTGCATCTTCGCGATAGGGCCGAGCTGCATGTTTGCCCTGATGAGGGCGCATTCCCTGCGGCTTATAATTACCCTTGTCTTCCCCTTATCCTGCAGCACGTCATAGAAGGCCTTCTTCGTGGCCGCCATGTCGTAAGGATCGACTTTGGTCACCGGCACCCCGAGACTCTCGCAGAGTTTCTCCACGCTGACCTTCGGCCTCGCCTCGCCCGAAGCCCCCTTGTCCGTACCCGGATGGGGTTGGAATCCCGTCATTGCGGTGCCTGAATTATCCATCACCACGAGCACCACGTCCGCCTCGCTGTGAATCGCATTGAGAAGGGGCGGAACCACGGCGTGGAAGAAGGTGGAGTCCCCGGTCATGGCAAGTACGGGCTGCTTGAAACCGAAAATGTCGAGTTTGCCGAGACCCGAGGCAACGCCCATCCCCGATCCCATGGCATGAATCGTGTTTATCTGGCTGAACCCGGTGGGGAAGACACCCATGGCGTAGCACCCTATATCTCCGGCCACTACTCCATCCCTGCCGTCCTTCTTCAAGGCGTCTTTCATCGCCCAATAAGTGGCGCGGTGGGGACAGCCGGGGCAAAGCTGGGAAGTCCTCGGCGGCACCCAGGCGGCCGCCACTTCCCGGCTCTTCTTTTCGTATTCGGGGCTCAAGGCCACGTACTCCATGGAGAGAAGGCTCGCGATGGCCCCCATCACCATATCCACATTCAGTTCCCCGTAGGGCCTGGTATGGCCCGATGTCTTGCCGTAGAATTTGTGGTATCCCGGCATATGATCGACGACGAATTCTTTGAGGTTCGTCTCCAGAAAGGAATCGACCTCTTCGATCACCAATACCCTTTCGGACCTTGCGAGATTTGTTTTGATGAATTTGTGCGGCAGGGGCCATGTGGTCCCCAGCTTGGCCACACCCACCGATCCTTCGATGCCGAGGGTCCGTATGGCTTCCATCGTATAGAGCCATCCGCTCCCGCAGGTAAAGATGAGGAGGCCGGGCTTCTCGGGTCCCGAATAGAAATTGAAGGGGGAGGATTCGAAAATCTCCGCCACCTTCTTGCTCTTTTCGTGGACCGCCTGGTGAAGACCGGCCGCCACTCCGCCGATGCCCCTGTATTTCTTCGACGTATCGAAGTGGGCCCGGTTCTTTTCCGCGGGCAGCTCGCCCAGGATCACGTTGCCCCTCGCATGGGAGACCCTCGTGACGCTTCTCAGCATAACCACATTGGAGATCACTTCCGAGAGCTCGAAGGCCCATTTCGTCATATCTTTACATTCCTGAAAGGTGGCAGGCTCGAGAATGGGTATGTCGATGGCCTTGGCGAGGTCCCGGGAGTCCTGTTCATTGGAGCTTGATTGTGCTCCCGGATCATCGCCCACCATGAGCACCATGCCCTTATTGATGCCCGAGAGCACGAGGTTGGCAAGAAAGTCGAGGGCCACGTTGAGACCATTCTGTTTCATGGCCGAGATCGACCTCACCCCTGAAAGGGCCGCGGCTGCCGCGACTTCCACGGCGACCTTCTCGTTGATCGACCATTCGACGTAGAGGCCCATCTTCTTTGCCACTTTTCCCAGATTGGTGATGATCTCCGACGACGGCGTCCCCGGGTAGGCGGTTGCCACGCCCACGCCGGCTTCCAACGCGCCCCTGGCGATGGCTTCGTTTCCCATGAGGAGCTCCATGCTCCCCGGTTTATTTATCTCGATTCCCATGATTATGCCTCCCCGCCTGAAATAGAAGAAGTCGCCGATGGGGCTTTCAGGTTTTCCGCCCCTGCCTTCTTCTTGTTGAGCGAGGCCTTTTTCAGCCTCTCCAGATTTCCGTCCGGCACGTCCCTGAATTCGAGAATGCCTTTACTGCGCGCAAGATCCAGGAGCTTCATGCCCGCCTCGGACCTGACGATCACCTGGTTCCACGATTTCGCCTCGTCCCAGCCTTCGGGCAGCCGCGCCGATCCCACCGAGATGTCGCTGAACTCGGCGGTCATATCAGTACAGGTTTGGCAGGAAGGACGGACGCATTTGACCACCTCATCGAGAGAGATGCTCTTCGTGCCTTTCGTGGTGTAAATATCGAGGGTATGGTACTGGCTCGGGGGGATGTCCATGCCGGTGATGGAATCCATGTCCACATGATTTGAGAGCATCTCTTTAAACGGCGCCGAGGAAAATGCCCAGCCGCAGAAAAGTCCGATCACGAGGTCGAGTTTTTTGCTGTTCTCTTTTATCCGCGGGTTTTTGCTGACTTTCATTTTGGCCAGCGCCAGGGTCTGACACGGTGTGGCCACGATGCCGAGGGAGTCCGTCTTTCCTTTTACCAGCTCGTTGAATTTTGCGACCGCGGGCGTCACCACGAAGCGGCTCTTTCCCGAGGAGCCCGCCTTTTCCGCTGACCTCACCTCCACGCCCTGGGGGAGCATGGGGTTCTCCTTTCCGGAAAGTACCGCGGCCTTGATCATGCCTTCTTTCAGGGCAAGGCCCATGAGCGCCGTGACCGTCCCGCCGTGCTGGGAATTGGCGCGCGTCTTCTCATCGGCGGCCCTGCAGACGTAGAAGGCCTTTATGGCCCCTGCTTCGGGGGTCATATCCTTTTCGTCGAAAAGAAGGCCTTTCAAGGCGTCCGTGTCGACGGGCATTTTAGGACAGATGTCGAGACATCCGGCCTCCGTCTTGTCGCACTCGTCGAGCACCACGACCCGGTCGTTATGGGAAAGGTAGTAAGGACAAAGGTTCACGCAAGCCCCGCAATGGGAGCAGAGCCCCGTGTCGATGACCTGCTGCCGCAACTGCTTTGTTGCACCGTTTTCGTTCATAAGGTATCTCCATCTATACTGATGTTATTGTTCTCGTCAGGGTTGGTGTGGGATGGGGGAGAGCGAAACGCGCCCGGCCTCAATCCCGCCGATTCCGGGAAATAGCCCATTGCGCGCCCGATATCACGGGATGCGAGGACCAATTGCCTGGCCAGGGCTTCCACATTCCGGTAAATCTCCTTGGGGTCGCCGGAGAGACTTATGGCCCCTTCGAGCCGTGCCCCGGGACCGAATACAGGTGCCCCTATACAGGCCAGGTCGATGGTATTCTCTTCCCTATCGAGGGAATAGCCCCTGCGCCTCGTCTCGTCGAGCTCCTCGAGGAGACGCTCTTTTTCAATGATGGTGTGTGCCGTATACGCCTCAAGCACCGCCTGTTCCAGGTAGCCCTCAAGCTCCAGGGGGTCGAGAAAGGCCAGCATGGCCTTTCCCAACCCCGAGCAATAGGCAGGGAGGCGGGGTCCGATCTGATGGACAAAAAAGAGGTGAGAGCGGGGTTCGATATTTACCGTCAGAAGGGCGGAGCCTGCGTCCCACATGGCAATCCGGGAGACGAGGCCCGTATGTTTGGCGAGCTGATAGGCAGGGCCCGCGCCTTTATTATTTATTTCGAGGCTTCCCGCAAGGACGATCCCCAGCTCGTAAATCCCCATTCCCAGTCCGTATTTCCTGGTATGGGGGTCCTGCTGAAGGAATCCCTGTTTCTGAAGCGTGCGAGCGAGTCCATGGACCGTGGGCTTGGAGAGGCCGAGGGCGTTACTTATCTCGGTGATACCGAGGCGGGGTGAATTATGGGTAAAGAGGCGCAGCAGGCTCAGGGCCCTATGTACCGATTGAATCCCCCTTTCTCTCTCCATGACCTTATCCGTTCTTGGGTGAGACGCTTAAAACACACCCCGATTACCGTCCCTCTCCTTATCCATTGTTCGACATTGTCGAACAGAGGCCGGCATCGCTTAACACTATATTTCTACTGCAACCGAGAAATCGTGTCAAGAAATTTCTCTCATCCTCAAGGGTATCATTACTTACAGGGGGAAAGGGAGATGGATGCTCGAAATGTGGATCGTTCTTTCGGATGGAAGACCGGTTAATTTTCTATGGGAAACCCTTTTCTATGCCATTCGGGGAATCCACCGGAAAAGACGAATACTTTCATGTAGCCTGCATTTTTCGCCGCGACCGCGGCCCTGACGGACGGGGCTCAGCCTCCTCCCCGGCAGTAGAAGATAATAGTGGTCTTCTCCTTATCCGTGTTCTCGGGAAGGAGCCTGTCGGCAAAAGAGGCCTTCTCGTCCGGTATGAGGATAGCTTTCGGGAGGTGGCCCCTCACATATTCGGCCTCGGTCCTCGTGTCAACCACGAGAACCTGTGTATCGGAGGAAAGAAGCTCCTTAAGCTCGCCTGCGCTGATAGTGGGAATATCGTTGGCATCGCAGGCAAGGGCAAAGAGCATCCCCAAGGAGAGGAGCGTGAGTCCTGCCAGGACTACGAAGCTCTTTCGCCCGTTACGGGGGGATAATACTCTCACCCTATCTTCCCTCACCAAAAATCCCCCTGATCTCGCGCACCGCCTCTTCTATCTGAGCCCGGCTCGGCTTCAAACCCTGGGCGGTCTCATCCGGCGCCGCGTCTATCCGAAAGATCCGCTCCTCCATCTTTGCCTGTCTCTTCATCCCCAGGGGCGGCTCCGGCGAAACACCCAGGGCAAGAAGCACGTCTTCAGGAAATTTGGCCGGATCCGCGGTTTCATAGATCACCGCGGGCTGCTCGTGGATTCCGTCGAGATAGATATCGAGGCTCCTCCATCCCACTGCCCCATGGGGATCGAGGATGATCCCATAGCGGTCGTATACCTCTTTCATTGCCTCATAATGGTGCGGGTTTGTCACCCCTATGGAGACGATATCCTGCCTCATTGCCTCCATGTCGGGCATCCGGTCGATGACCCCCGGCTCCGTTACCTTTCCCGTCTCTGCGTCGATCCGGTCATACATATGGCCGCCGTAGAAGTCGACGAGACGTGCGAGGTTACTGGGGTGGGAAACGATCATGGCCGACGACGGCGATTTTACGGACGGCCTCACGCAGTAGCAGCCCGATTCGAGAAATTCGGGGAATTCCGTGTTCTCGTTGACTCCGCAGATGATCTTCGATATGGGAAGCCCCATCTGCCGGGCGATCACCGTCCCCATCATGTCGCCGAAATTTCCCGACGGCACGCTCGCGATCATGGGTCCGCCGGTAGAGGCGACCCGGGAATAGGCGAAGAAGGGATAGACTGCCTGCGGCAGGAGCCTGCCCAGACTTATCGAGTTTGCCGAGGTGAAGCGCTCGGGATCGCCGAAGACCTCTTTCGCAAGGGCCTTATCGTTGAGCAGGTGCTTTGCGAGGGCCTGGCACACGTCGAAATCCCCGTTTACTTCAAAGGCGTATATATTCCTGCCGAGGGTGGTCATCTGCCTTCTTTGACCGGCGCTGATCGACCCCCTGGGGAAAAAGACGATGTTGTCGACGTTTTCAAGTCCGAGGAGCGCATCGGCCACCGCCCCGCCCGTATCACCACTCGTGGCGACGACCACCACCTTCCTCGATCCCATGGAGCCGAGAAAGTAGTTAAGCATCCTGCCAAAAAACCGCGCCGCATAATCTTTAAAAGAATAGGTGGGGCCCCGGGTAAGCCACATGATGTAAGTCCGTCCCGTCACGTGCTGCACGGTAGTGGGTATCTTTTCTACCCAGTAGGCATCGTCGAGAATCCCCCTCAGCTCCTTTTCCGGCACTTCTGACCCGAGAAAGGGGAAAAGCACCTCAAAGGCGATCTCCGCGTAAGACATGGAGGACATGGCCGCGATGCTGTGGGCCCCGATCTTCGGGATATCCTCGCGAGCCATCATGTAAAGACCGTAATTCGAGCCCATGCCGTTCAAAAGGGCGGTCCTGAAGTTGACCCGCTCTTCCTTATTATTCGTCGAGTAGTAAGTTATCGGCTTTATCATCATGGAGTTAGTGTACAGGATTTAGCTCACCTTTTCAATCAAGATGGTGAGAAATTTCACATCCACCCATCTTGTTAAGAAGAGACTCTACTTTCATTAACCGGATAAATCAGGATAATATATAGGTCATGGAAAAGGGGAAGGTCCAGCTTGACATCAAGGGGCAGATCGAGCGGATTACTTATGCCAATGAGGAAAACGGGTACACCATCGCGAAGATGAAGGTCCAGGGCCATGCAGGCCTTGTGACTATCGTGGGGACCATGTACTCGATCAGTGCCGGCGAGGTGCTCCAGGTGAGCGGCACCTGGGAGAGTCATCCGCGCTATGGGGAGCAGTTCAAGGTGATCTCCTTCCAGTCCGTCCTCCCCGCCACCATCAAAGGCATAGAAAAATATCTCGGCTCGGGCATGATAAAAGGGATCGGCCCGGTCATGGCAAAGAGGCTCGTGGCCGAATTCAGGGAAGAGACCCTCGTGATTATCGAGGAAACCATAGAAAGGCTCCAGGAAGTCCCCGGCATCGGCGAGAAACGGGTGGAGATGATCAAGACCGCATGGGACGAGCAGAAGGATATTCGTGACGTGATGATCTTCCTCCAGGGACAGGGCGTAAGCCCCACCTATGCGGTCAAAATATATAAGCATTATGGAAAAGACGCGGTCAGGGCCGTGATGGAGAACCCCTACCGCCTCGCCACCGATATATTCGGCATCGGCTTTCTCACCGCGGACAGGATCGCCGAAAAACTCGGTATCGAGAAGGATTCACCAATGAGGGCAGAGGCAGGGATTCTCCACGTCCTCCATCAGCTCGCGGACGAGGGAAATGTGTATTACCCCTATGGCCCGCTGGTAAAAAAATGTGCCGAGATCCTGGAAATCGAGGAAGGGAAAATGCCTGCCTTCATCGGGAAGGTAGCTTCGGAAAAGAAGATCATTATCGAGAAAGCGGCAATTTCGGCGGATCAGGAAACATCGGACGACGAATCAATGCCCGTCTACCTCGTCCAGTTCCACGTCTCGGAGACGGGCATTGCCACAAGGCTCAAGGCCCTCATGGAATACCCCAAGCAGCTCCGCCTCATCAACCTCGATCAGGCAATGGGCTGGGTCCAGAAGGAGCTGAGCATAGGCCTTTCTCCCCAGCAGGAGGAAGCGGTCAGGACATCGGTGAACAGTAAGGTCATGGTGGTAACCGGCGGCCCCGGAACAGGCAAGACCACCATCATCAACGCAATCCTGAAAATTTATCAGAAGATGGGACAGAAGACCCTCCTCGCCGCGCCCACGGGCCGGGCCGCAAAGAGAATGACCGAGGCCACAGGACAAGAGGCAAAGACCATACACCGCCTCCTGGAATTCAGTCCCGGGGCCGGCGCATTCAAGAGGAACGAGACGAACCCCCTGGAGGCCGACCTCATCATCATTGACGAGACGTCCATGGTCGATACAGTCCTCATGTATCAATTCCTCAAAGCGGTACCGGTAAAATCGACCCTTATTCTCGTGGGCGACGTGGACCAGCTCCCTTCCGTGGGCCCCGGCAATGTGCTCAAGGACATCATAGAATCAGGGCGGCTCCCCACGGTGCGGCTCAACGAGATATTCAGGCAGTCGAGCCGGAGCATGATCATCGTGAACGCCCACAGGATAAATAAGGGTGAGATGCCCTTATTCACCCCCGACGAAAACCACCTCCATGATTTCCATTTTCTCACCGTAGAGAAACCCGAAGAGGCCCTCGCAAAGATCCTGCGCCTCTGCAAGGAGCAGCTCCCCCTGAAGTACCATTTCGATCCGGTAAAGGATATCCAGGTCCTGACCCCCATGCACCGGGGCTCCGCAGGGGTAACGAGCCTGAACGTCGAGCTTCAGAGAGAGCTCAACCCGGAAGCAACGGAGCTGATCCGGGGCGGCAAGACCATGAGAACAGGCGACAAGGTAATGCAGATCAGGAACAACTACGATAAGGACGTCTATAATGGGGATATAGGCTCCATAGCAGGGATAGACACGGAGCTGCACGAGGTCAAAGTAGACTACGACGGCAAGATCACGACCTATGAATATGCCGACCTCGACGAGCTGGTCCTCGCCTACGCCACGTCGGTCCACAAGTCCCAGGGAAGCGAATACCCGGCAGTAATAATGCCCGTCCTCACCCAGCATTTCATGCTCCTCCAGCGAAACCTGCTCTACACCGGCATCACACGGGGGAAAAAACTGGTGATCTTAGTAGGCACGAAGAAAGCCCTCGCCATCGCGATAAGGAATAATAAACCGCAGAAAAGGTATACGAGGTTACGGGAGAGGCTGGTTGGGGATGTAGGGTTCATGTAGTTTTGCATAAACCAAGTTTTTTTTACGTAAACCGTCGACAGATTAAACATATTATCTTGGAACATTTTGATATTATTAATTTTACAATGCTTCTGTGTTTTGACCCCATAAAATACCAGTGTCGCTACGTTACGGATTCCTTTTTCAAGGGCCAAATTGCCACTCAGACAAGGTTCGGAGGCCTCTTCTATACTTTTGAAATGTTTCTGGCTCGCTCCAGAGACTGCCGGCCTTGACGGGTATCACTCTGGATTACACCCGTCATACAAAGGTTGAACAGGGGATTTGATAGATGGACAAAACCTTTTATCGAGGAGCTACGCAAAGGGTTTCGCCAGGGTTGACAGTGGAATCCTCAGTTCCCACAATGACGTTAATCCATGGCAAGAAGACTTGTCGCTCCCACGTACCCTCAGACAACGCTATCGGGCAGATTGATGCCATACCCGTCCCTACCGTCTTTGCATAATTTAAACTATTTTGTTTATTAAACGGCAGCCTCGTTCACTTCCCCTGTTCTGATTCGTACCGCATTGAGGACTTCATTGATGAATATCTTGCCGTCTCCTTTATTTCCCGTGTGGGCGGACTTCAGGATTGTCCGCACTACTTCTTCAACAATATCATCATTGACGACAAGCTCTATTTTGACTTTGGGAACATAGGTGATTAAGTCTTCCACAATAGCGTGAGGCGCTCCC is part of the Syntrophorhabdaceae bacterium genome and encodes:
- a CDS encoding indolepyruvate oxidoreductase subunit beta translates to MNLDKEPINLIITGVGGQGNILISKLLGQAFMEEGYTITIGETYGATQRGGSVASHVRISKEKVPYSPVTPKGRADIILGLEPSETMRMVTSFGYEGTMVVTNTRPIHPLEVAIGEVEYPSQERIEACMKELVDRAWYVNASDIALGLGNALLTNIVMTGALMGTSLLPLGREKIERQLKLTFKGGKQAVNLEAFELGYTAVT
- a CDS encoding thiamine pyrophosphate-dependent enzyme; translated protein: MGIEINKPGSMELLMGNEAIARGALEAGVGVATAYPGTPSSEIITNLGKVAKKMGLYVEWSINEKVAVEVAAAAALSGVRSISAMKQNGLNVALDFLANLVLSGINKGMVLMVGDDPGAQSSSNEQDSRDLAKAIDIPILEPATFQECKDMTKWAFELSEVISNVVMLRSVTRVSHARGNVILGELPAEKNRAHFDTSKKYRGIGGVAAGLHQAVHEKSKKVAEIFESSPFNFYSGPEKPGLLIFTCGSGWLYTMEAIRTLGIEGSVGVAKLGTTWPLPHKFIKTNLARSERVLVIEEVDSFLETNLKEFVVDHMPGYHKFYGKTSGHTRPYGELNVDMVMGAIASLLSMEYVALSPEYEKKSREVAAAWVPPRTSQLCPGCPHRATYWAMKDALKKDGRDGVVAGDIGCYAMGVFPTGFSQINTIHAMGSGMGVASGLGKLDIFGFKQPVLAMTGDSTFFHAVVPPLLNAIHSEADVVLVVMDNSGTAMTGFQPHPGTDKGASGEARPKVSVEKLCESLGVPVTKVDPYDMAATKKAFYDVLQDKGKTRVIISRRECALIRANMQLGPIAKMHIESEKCFGDDCGCNRYCTRVFKCPGLMWDKEAHKARIDEAVCTGCGVCVGVCPQSAIVAEAIK
- a CDS encoding Coenzyme F420 hydrogenase/dehydrogenase, beta subunit C-terminal domain, whose translation is MNENGATKQLRQQVIDTGLCSHCGACVNLCPYYLSHNDRVVVLDECDKTEAGCLDICPKMPVDTDALKGLLFDEKDMTPEAGAIKAFYVCRAADEKTRANSQHGGTVTALMGLALKEGMIKAAVLSGKENPMLPQGVEVRSAEKAGSSGKSRFVVTPAVAKFNELVKGKTDSLGIVATPCQTLALAKMKVSKNPRIKENSKKLDLVIGLFCGWAFSSAPFKEMLSNHVDMDSITGMDIPPSQYHTLDIYTTKGTKSISLDEVVKCVRPSCQTCTDMTAEFSDISVGSARLPEGWDEAKSWNQVIVRSEAGMKLLDLARSKGILEFRDVPDGNLERLKKASLNKKKAGAENLKAPSATSSISGGEA
- a CDS encoding IclR family transcriptional regulator, translating into MERERGIQSVHRALSLLRLFTHNSPRLGITEISNALGLSKPTVHGLARTLQKQGFLQQDPHTRKYGLGMGIYELGIVLAGSLEINNKGAGPAYQLAKHTGLVSRIAMWDAGSALLTVNIEPRSHLFFVHQIGPRLPAYCSGLGKAMLAFLDPLELEGYLEQAVLEAYTAHTIIEKERLLEELDETRRRGYSLDREENTIDLACIGAPVFGPGARLEGAISLSGDPKEIYRNVEALARQLVLASRDIGRAMGYFPESAGLRPGAFRSPPSHTNPDENNNISIDGDTL
- a CDS encoding rhodanese-like domain-containing protein, which gives rise to MRVLSPRNGRKSFVVLAGLTLLSLGMLFALACDANDIPTISAGELKELLSSDTQVLVVDTRTEAEYVRGHLPKAILIPDEKASFADRLLPENTDKEKTTIIFYCRGGG
- the thrC gene encoding threonine synthase — encoded protein: MMIKPITYYSTNNKEERVNFRTALLNGMGSNYGLYMMAREDIPKIGAHSIAAMSSMSYAEIAFEVLFPFLGSEVPEKELRGILDDAYWVEKIPTTVQHVTGRTYIMWLTRGPTYSFKDYAARFFGRMLNYFLGSMGSRKVVVVATSGDTGGAVADALLGLENVDNIVFFPRGSISAGQRRQMTTLGRNIYAFEVNGDFDVCQALAKHLLNDKALAKEVFGDPERFTSANSISLGRLLPQAVYPFFAYSRVASTGGPMIASVPSGNFGDMMGTVIARQMGLPISKIICGVNENTEFPEFLESGCYCVRPSVKSPSSAMIVSHPSNLARLVDFYGGHMYDRIDAETGKVTEPGVIDRMPDMEAMRQDIVSIGVTNPHHYEAMKEVYDRYGIILDPHGAVGWRSLDIYLDGIHEQPAVIYETADPAKFPEDVLLALGVSPEPPLGMKRQAKMEERIFRIDAAPDETAQGLKPSRAQIEEAVREIRGIFGEGR
- a CDS encoding ATP-dependent RecD-like DNA helicase, with the protein product MEKGKVQLDIKGQIERITYANEENGYTIAKMKVQGHAGLVTIVGTMYSISAGEVLQVSGTWESHPRYGEQFKVISFQSVLPATIKGIEKYLGSGMIKGIGPVMAKRLVAEFREETLVIIEETIERLQEVPGIGEKRVEMIKTAWDEQKDIRDVMIFLQGQGVSPTYAVKIYKHYGKDAVRAVMENPYRLATDIFGIGFLTADRIAEKLGIEKDSPMRAEAGILHVLHQLADEGNVYYPYGPLVKKCAEILEIEEGKMPAFIGKVASEKKIIIEKAAISADQETSDDESMPVYLVQFHVSETGIATRLKALMEYPKQLRLINLDQAMGWVQKELSIGLSPQQEEAVRTSVNSKVMVVTGGPGTGKTTIINAILKIYQKMGQKTLLAAPTGRAAKRMTEATGQEAKTIHRLLEFSPGAGAFKRNETNPLEADLIIIDETSMVDTVLMYQFLKAVPVKSTLILVGDVDQLPSVGPGNVLKDIIESGRLPTVRLNEIFRQSSRSMIIVNAHRINKGEMPLFTPDENHLHDFHFLTVEKPEEALAKILRLCKEQLPLKYHFDPVKDIQVLTPMHRGSAGVTSLNVELQRELNPEATELIRGGKTMRTGDKVMQIRNNYDKDVYNGDIGSIAGIDTELHEVKVDYDGKITTYEYADLDELVLAYATSVHKSQGSEYPAVIMPVLTQHFMLLQRNLLYTGITRGKKLVILVGTKKALAIAIRNNKPQKRYTRLRERLVGDVGFM
- a CDS encoding P-II family nitrogen regulator gives rise to the protein MKEIKAIIQPFMLSKVAWALQQIPGFPGMTVTKTQGFGRGKAKGAPHAIVEDLITYVPKVKIELVVNDDIVEEVVRTILKSAHTGNKGDGKIFINEVLNAVRIRTGEVNEAAV